From the genome of bacterium, one region includes:
- a CDS encoding PspC domain-containing protein: MSGESSEPRRLLRTANDKKIAGICGGFGSYFKVDPTLVRVLWILAVFLSAGVALLLYLILWIVMPLDIDPDTLSSRST; the protein is encoded by the coding sequence ATGAGCGGTGAATCGAGCGAGCCGCGGCGCCTCTTGCGGACGGCCAATGACAAGAAAATCGCGGGCATCTGCGGCGGATTCGGTTCGTATTTCAAAGTGGATCCGACGCTCGTGCGCGTGTTGTGGATTCTGGCGGTTTTCCTGAGTGCCGGCGTGGCACTCCTGCTCTACCTCATTCTCTGGATTGTCATGCCGCTTGACATTGATCCGGATACTCTGTCCAGTCGTTCAACGTAA
- a CDS encoding N-acetylmuramoyl-L-alanine amidase, with translation MATPDGKFTYDRRLDSTFVFGHVMGYQPGMSLTCMGQPLNLTTDGAFLAFVPIPWEAETLGWSFALTNVGAGISGLFFPYEPAPEATDPVWQELDGVVGFVVNDPTSHTRTVPGGSYHLFPSVGTELAVNAVTEKWARFELGEGRTGAIERRFVDSTGVIAPGYATLGNGQVGPVSTTKLRSTVGVEFAVSGRTLNEVQTSPDGREVLITLFQTRAAIDRIRYIGAAREFIEDITWSQGAETLTLRVLVRHRSLVGYRVEASDSTWTLNLDFSSDNADRLRGKTIVLDPGHGGTADGAIGPRGSKEKDVVLRWSEVLTDVLRANGAVVYRTREADVAMDLHERANFARLHNTDAFLSLHANALPDGENPFERRGCGTYYYQSLSRGLAETVHEAILSRTGLADDGVFDANFAVVRPTDFPAVLIEAAYIMHPDEELLLSDDQFLRQLSRGVTDGLVKFFSKVPAR, from the coding sequence TTGGCGACTCCGGACGGAAAGTTCACTTATGACCGGCGGTTGGATTCGACGTTCGTTTTTGGCCACGTCATGGGCTACCAGCCTGGAATGTCCTTGACCTGCATGGGTCAGCCGCTGAATTTGACGACGGATGGCGCGTTCTTGGCATTTGTTCCGATTCCGTGGGAAGCTGAAACATTAGGCTGGTCGTTCGCTCTAACTAATGTAGGGGCAGGCATTTCAGGGCTGTTCTTCCCGTATGAGCCGGCCCCTGAGGCAACCGACCCGGTCTGGCAGGAGCTGGACGGGGTGGTTGGTTTTGTGGTCAATGACCCGACGTCACACACGCGAACGGTACCGGGGGGAAGTTACCATTTGTTTCCCAGTGTGGGAACAGAGTTGGCCGTCAACGCTGTTACAGAGAAGTGGGCGCGGTTTGAATTGGGTGAGGGCCGGACAGGAGCCATCGAACGTCGGTTTGTGGACAGCACGGGCGTCATCGCGCCGGGCTATGCTACGTTGGGTAACGGCCAGGTCGGTCCGGTGTCAACAACCAAGTTGCGTTCAACGGTCGGTGTGGAGTTTGCCGTCAGTGGGCGGACCCTTAATGAGGTGCAAACAAGTCCGGACGGCCGCGAGGTCTTGATCACGCTCTTTCAAACACGAGCGGCCATAGATCGAATTCGATACATCGGCGCCGCACGCGAGTTCATCGAGGACATCACGTGGTCGCAAGGCGCGGAGACCCTGACGTTGCGTGTGCTCGTTCGGCATCGCAGTTTGGTAGGCTATCGGGTTGAGGCGAGTGATTCGACATGGACGCTGAATCTCGATTTTTCAAGTGACAACGCTGACCGTTTACGCGGGAAGACGATTGTGCTTGATCCGGGACATGGCGGAACCGCCGACGGAGCGATCGGTCCGCGCGGCTCGAAGGAGAAGGATGTTGTCTTACGTTGGTCCGAGGTCCTTACCGACGTTTTGCGGGCCAATGGCGCGGTTGTTTACCGCACCCGCGAGGCCGATGTAGCCATGGACTTGCATGAACGGGCGAATTTCGCGCGCCTACACAACACCGATGCGTTCTTGAGTTTGCATGCTAACGCGTTGCCTGACGGAGAGAATCCGTTCGAGCGCCGCGGTTGCGGTACATATTACTATCAATCTCTGAGCCGGGGCCTCGCAGAGACGGTGCACGAGGCGATTCTGTCGCGCACCGGTTTGGCCGATGATGGAGTTTTCGACGCAAATTTCGCCGTGGTTCGTCCCACGGATTTCCCCGCGGTGCTTATCGAGGCCGCGTACATTATGCACCCCGATGAAGAGCTGCTGCTGAGCGACGACCAGTTCCTGCGTCAACTGTCGCGCGGAGTTACAGACGGGCTCGTCAAGTTTTTCAGCAAGGTTCCCGCGAGGTAG
- a CDS encoding type III pantothenate kinase gives MSVFVGIDVGNTHTTIGWWNGAWQHEWRLTTKAQRTRDEWTIVLEATLRRAGYPLQDIAQMAVSSVVPAVTADLSYAARELKLPCDVISAGHIHSVHIAYDPPEAVGADRLCGVAAALHKLGAPVIVADLGTATVIDVVDAARVYRGGIIAPGVATAAESLHQATALLPKVNLNFPENVIGGNTVEAIQSGILYGAISLIDGLVVRIQTEIGPAPVVATGGFADLLRGASETITHVDQRLVLEGMRLLAMREWS, from the coding sequence ATGAGCGTTTTTGTCGGGATTGACGTCGGCAATACGCACACGACCATCGGTTGGTGGAATGGCGCGTGGCAGCATGAATGGCGGCTGACGACGAAGGCGCAACGCACGCGCGACGAGTGGACGATTGTGCTGGAAGCCACGCTGCGTCGTGCTGGTTATCCATTGCAGGACATCGCGCAAATGGCCGTTTCCTCGGTCGTCCCTGCAGTTACGGCCGACTTAAGCTATGCGGCTCGCGAGCTGAAATTACCATGTGATGTGATTTCCGCCGGCCACATTCACAGCGTACACATTGCTTATGATCCGCCGGAGGCTGTCGGAGCGGACCGGCTTTGCGGTGTGGCGGCAGCGCTGCACAAACTGGGAGCGCCCGTCATCGTGGCCGACCTTGGCACCGCGACCGTGATTGATGTCGTGGATGCTGCAAGAGTCTATCGCGGCGGGATTATTGCGCCGGGCGTGGCGACGGCGGCGGAGAGTCTGCACCAGGCCACGGCGTTGCTTCCCAAAGTGAACCTGAATTTCCCGGAGAACGTGATCGGCGGGAACACCGTCGAGGCGATTCAAAGTGGAATTCTGTACGGGGCGATTTCGCTGATAGACGGCCTGGTGGTCCGGATTCAAACGGAAATCGGCCCGGCGCCCGTTGTGGCCACGGGAGGCTTTGCCGACCTGCTGCGAGGGGCCAGCGAGACGATTACCCACGTGGATCAGCGCCTCGTTCTGGAAGGGATGAGGCTGTTGGCGATGCGCGAATGGTCGTGA
- a CDS encoding methylmalonyl-CoA mutase, with translation MEQRERWRKALDALTSKHAERRPKFVTESGLAVEPLYEPDVSFDPADRLGYPGQFPFTRGVQPNMYRGKFWTMRQYAGFGTAEESNARYRYLLSQGTTGLSVAFDLPTQIGYDSDSAEAAGEVGRVGVAVSSIEDMQVLFHDIPLEKVSTSMTINATAPVLMALYIAVARSRGIAESDLEGTVQNDILKEFIARGTYIYPPTQSLRLVTDVIDYCRVNLPKWNTISISGYHIREAGSTAVQELAFTFSNAAAYVRAAQARGLDIDAFAPRLAFFWGCHNNFLEEIAKFRASRRIWAKLMRDRLGAKSERSWMLRFHTQTAGCTLTAQQPDNNAVRVTLQALAAVLGGTQSLHTNALDEALGLPTERTAQVALRTQQIIAYESGVADTVDPLGGSYYVEELTNRIEAEVWQEIDHVEQLGGSVAAIEKHYFQDAIAREAYRYQKEVEDLDRVIVGVNKFHVAEKGEPPVLHVDPSLEEKQRANLAKLRRERDATKVATSLTQLRAAAQGTENMMPVLIAAVEHKATLGEISNCLREAWGVYTDV, from the coding sequence ATGGAACAACGAGAACGATGGCGCAAGGCGTTAGACGCTCTGACGTCTAAACACGCCGAGCGCCGCCCCAAATTTGTAACGGAAAGCGGCTTGGCAGTCGAGCCGTTGTATGAGCCGGACGTTTCCTTTGATCCGGCTGACCGCCTTGGGTATCCCGGACAGTTTCCGTTCACGCGCGGTGTGCAGCCCAATATGTACCGCGGTAAATTCTGGACGATGCGGCAGTACGCGGGATTCGGAACGGCAGAGGAATCGAATGCGCGCTATCGCTATTTGCTGAGTCAAGGCACCACCGGGTTATCCGTCGCGTTTGATTTGCCCACGCAGATCGGCTACGACAGCGACTCCGCCGAGGCGGCTGGCGAAGTGGGACGAGTGGGCGTCGCCGTGAGCAGCATTGAAGATATGCAGGTGCTGTTTCACGATATCCCGCTTGAGAAAGTCAGCACTTCGATGACTATCAATGCCACCGCTCCCGTGTTGATGGCGCTTTATATTGCTGTCGCCCGTTCGCGGGGCATTGCCGAGTCTGATCTTGAAGGTACTGTGCAGAATGATATTCTGAAGGAATTCATCGCGCGCGGTACTTACATCTATCCGCCAACACAGTCGCTGCGGCTGGTGACAGACGTCATTGACTACTGCCGCGTGAATTTGCCGAAGTGGAACACAATCTCTATTTCTGGCTATCACATCCGCGAGGCCGGTTCGACAGCCGTACAGGAATTGGCATTCACCTTCTCGAATGCGGCGGCGTATGTGCGCGCGGCGCAGGCGCGAGGGTTGGACATCGATGCCTTCGCGCCGCGACTGGCTTTCTTCTGGGGTTGCCATAACAACTTCCTCGAAGAAATCGCTAAGTTCCGCGCTTCGCGCCGAATCTGGGCGAAGTTGATGCGGGACCGACTCGGTGCAAAAAGCGAACGGTCGTGGATGCTGCGTTTTCACACTCAGACTGCCGGTTGCACGCTGACAGCGCAACAACCGGACAATAACGCGGTGCGCGTGACGCTGCAAGCGTTAGCTGCCGTTCTGGGAGGAACACAAAGCCTGCACACGAATGCCCTTGATGAGGCATTGGGTCTGCCGACGGAACGGACCGCGCAAGTCGCGTTGCGCACACAACAGATCATTGCCTACGAGTCCGGCGTGGCCGACACGGTAGACCCGCTTGGCGGAAGCTACTATGTTGAAGAACTGACAAACCGTATCGAAGCCGAAGTGTGGCAAGAGATTGACCACGTCGAGCAATTGGGCGGATCGGTTGCCGCAATTGAAAAGCACTACTTCCAGGATGCGATCGCGCGCGAAGCGTACCGCTATCAGAAGGAAGTGGAAGATCTGGACCGCGTGATCGTCGGTGTGAACAAATTCCACGTCGCCGAAAAGGGCGAGCCGCCGGTCTTGCATGTAGATCCGTCGCTTGAAGAAAAACAGCGGGCGAATCTCGCAAAACTGCGCCGCGAGCGCGACGCGACAAAGGTCGCAACCTCGCTTACGCAGCTCCGTGCGGCGGCGCAGGGTACCGAGAACATGATGCCTGTCCTGATCGCCGCCGTCGAGCACAAGGCAACACTGGGCGAAATCTCCAACTGCCTGCGCGAGGCTTGGGGAGTCTACACAGACGTATGA
- a CDS encoding biotin--[acetyl-CoA-carboxylase] ligase, with protein MIAWDEKQLHWHLSTRRFGRQARYFDVLDSSNRWLLEHSGEFTLTGATVVAGHQTAGRGRHARNWSDLPGSSLLCSVLLKVPGQHPAKGFLAMLPAIALARAILKHDGGAEVSLKWPNDVLLATRKTAGILAESAGPDLIVVGIGVNIQAVPAEEFIYPATSLSEGSRWHPTREILLAELLNEWEPLFDMFLNEQFPELRTAWEALGPVEGTRLKRVEAGEEIVGEYAGIGTHGELRLRLANGEVRELFSGDVSFA; from the coding sequence ATGATCGCGTGGGACGAGAAACAGCTGCACTGGCATCTGAGCACGCGCCGTTTCGGTCGGCAGGCTCGCTATTTCGACGTGCTGGATTCGAGCAACCGTTGGTTGCTTGAACACAGCGGCGAATTCACGCTGACCGGTGCAACTGTCGTCGCGGGACATCAAACAGCCGGGCGAGGAAGGCATGCTCGCAATTGGTCTGACTTGCCCGGCAGTTCCCTGCTGTGCAGCGTGCTGTTGAAAGTCCCAGGACAACATCCAGCTAAAGGTTTTTTGGCCATGCTGCCGGCAATTGCATTGGCCCGCGCGATTCTGAAACACGACGGCGGAGCTGAAGTGAGTCTGAAGTGGCCTAATGACGTTTTACTGGCAACGCGAAAGACCGCCGGTATCCTGGCTGAGTCTGCCGGACCAGATCTAATCGTTGTGGGTATTGGTGTCAATATCCAGGCCGTTCCGGCTGAAGAATTCATCTATCCTGCGACATCATTGTCCGAAGGATCGCGGTGGCATCCGACCCGCGAGATTCTGCTCGCGGAATTGCTAAACGAATGGGAGCCGTTGTTCGACATGTTCCTCAACGAGCAGTTTCCCGAATTGCGCACCGCATGGGAAGCGTTGGGCCCCGTTGAGGGCACGCGCCTGAAGCGCGTTGAGGCGGGCGAGGAGATTGTCGGTGAATATGCGGGAATCGGCACGCATGGCGAGCTGAGGCTCCGCCTTGCCAATGGTGAGGTTCGTGAGTTGTTTAGCGGTGACGTGTCCTTCGCATGA
- the greA gene encoding transcription elongation factor GreA translates to MEKLQAELNEWKYVKRPEMVKQLQVAREHGDLSENAEYHAAKEELARIDAKIHKLEAMMHSAIMIDSSKIVADQVRLLTRVKVLDPKKKSERMFTIVSPAEANPAEGRISHLSPIGQGLMGAKVGDSVEITIPSGVVEWTILEIFPLE, encoded by the coding sequence ATGGAAAAGCTGCAGGCCGAACTCAATGAGTGGAAGTACGTCAAGCGGCCCGAAATGGTCAAGCAACTGCAAGTCGCGCGCGAGCACGGTGACCTGTCAGAGAATGCTGAATACCATGCCGCCAAGGAAGAGCTGGCGCGAATTGATGCAAAAATTCACAAGCTCGAAGCCATGATGCATTCCGCCATTATGATTGACTCGAGTAAAATCGTCGCTGACCAAGTGCGGTTGCTCACTCGCGTCAAAGTGCTCGATCCGAAAAAGAAGTCGGAACGGATGTTTACAATCGTTTCGCCGGCTGAAGCCAACCCCGCGGAAGGCCGAATCAGCCATCTTTCACCCATCGGCCAAGGCTTAATGGGAGCCAAGGTCGGGGATAGCGTGGAAATCACAATTCCATCTGGTGTCGTGGAATGGACAATCCTGGAAATCTTTCCGCTGGAATGA